The Helianthus annuus cultivar XRQ/B chromosome 15, HanXRQr2.0-SUNRISE, whole genome shotgun sequence genomic sequence ATTGAAGGTTACGGGTTTGCCCAAACCCACTCGGTTTCAAATTTTTAGTAGTAGTGTTAATAGAAATTTCTGAATGACCCCATAAAAGAAATTTGGGATGAACCCATACATAAGATTCATGGATGACTAAGTGGTGAAGGCCTCCCCTTCCAGCCTAAAGGATACTGGTTCGACTCATGTTTGGCGACATTTTTTTGtagtttttccttttttttaaaagaaaaataaaactaatcagCCCCTAGCGTTTTACATACATAACAGCGCCCCTATGGCCCCATTTGCAAATCCCTTGTCTGAGCTCCGTACACCCTCTCCAGCCGTCCACGCTCCACCTTTCCAATTCCAACCGTCAGTTCTGATAATAATTGAATATTCAAAATGATTTCGATTGTGTTAATTGAAGATAGAGAGCGGTAGTAGGTGTGTGATTGTTGAGGAATGGCTCGCCAGGGAGGGTAGGTCCACCGAGGTGAAGGCCCCTAGTTGTTGCGCCGTGTGTTGTTGTTTTGGTTGTTGGAGGAGCGATTGAGCCTAGGCCCACTGTTGTGTTGAGGCCGACGCTAGTTGTAGCGGGCTGGGCCACGAGAAGAATCTCGTCCAGTAGGATTGCGTTCTGGTGGGTTGGTTGTGTCGGGTACAATAGCAGCAATGACCGGGGCTAGTTGTTGTCTAACAAGTTGACGACGTTCTTCGGCATCCAGAAGGTTAGTGGCGTCCTCCCAAGACGGAAGGGAGTGATGTAACTGGGTAGCGATAACATTATATTCCAGAGGAAGTCCACTAACCAGTTGAATGATTAGTCGACTTTCAAATACGGGCTGGTCCACATCCGCAAGTTGTGCAGCGATCTCTTGAAGTTTCTGACAATATTCTTGAAGCGAGGGCATTGATTTCAGGGTCAAGTTTGTGAAAGCTTTCTCCAAGGCAGCAGCCAGCGGacctttatttttcaaaaaaaatctttttgagacGACCCCAAGCATCTAAAGTAGTAGATTCGGTGTCCAAGATCCGAACCAGGTAGTCGTCAGAAACGGTTGCATAAATCCATTGCAACACTATAGCATCGATTTCCATCCACGTGCCATAGTTTGGGTCATCCTCTGGCAGTGGTAGGGTTCCACCGATATGGTCAAGAACCTTGTATCCATGCGCATTTAACCGAAATAGCTTTACCCACGAAGAGTACGTAACTTTCGTGCCATCCAAAATACGAACTTTGTTTTGAATGTTGGTAATGGTGTAAAACGGGTGAAGTGAAGGAGTTGTTTTACTGGAACTGGTGGAGGAGTCTGCTTTGTCTCCCATAGCCGAGAAGCAGAGATGGTGTTTGCAGCAGTGGATCGAACAGAAAAAAAATTTATGAAGATCATAACCTTCAAAGAATGGCCGTAGCCTACAGGAACAAAGAAACAAAGGAGAAAAGGGGATGAAACTTATGGCTGTGATACCATGATAATAATTGAATATTCAAAATGATTTCGATTGTGTAAAACAATAAACCAAGGGGCCATATATGTACATCAAAGGAACAGAAAATTAAGCCTACAAATCAGCTAGTCTAGTGACTATCATGGAGCCTATCAAGCTATACATCTTTGACTAAATAAATACAATAAGTTACAATATACATAAATATTTTGAGAATATATTTATGTTAATAGGTTCCACTACTCTTAATCTTTCTCAATCTCTCAGGTTTATTATAGATTGATGATGTTTATCATGTTAATTTTCAATTTGTTGTCTTATAATATGCTTTAAACTATGTCTTTTTGAGATGAACTTTCTATTTCTTTCAAATTTCAATTGCTTTCTCTTGAATCTTGTATGTGAATATGAATTTGTTGTGAATATGTGATTTGTGAATATGAATTTGTGATTTTAATCATGTTAAAACTTGAA encodes the following:
- the LOC110913505 gene encoding uncharacterized protein LOC110913505, whose protein sequence is MGDKADSSTSSSKTTPSLHPFYTITNIQNKVRILDGTKVTYSSWVKLFRLNAHGYKVLDHIGGTLPLPEDDPNYGTWMEIDAIVLQWIYATVSDDYLVRILDTESTTLDAWGRLKKIFFEK